One region of Deltaproteobacteria bacterium genomic DNA includes:
- the gspM gene encoding type II secretion system protein GspM: MAAGSMIDQVRMAASRLSPREQALLGGACGALVLLLVTLGVVSVRGSLAEAESRISVKQEGLAQVLQFSSGYREAEAGRRRLESKLRGAGNVSLVSVMEELARGQGVSIAKMTPRRPATKEGITETAVDVSLEPLPIDKLSAILNGLARTKGVVKVSKLRLRKKFNEKEKVDATFTLASYTLEGK, translated from the coding sequence ATGGCGGCAGGAAGCATGATCGATCAGGTGCGGATGGCGGCCTCGCGGCTCTCGCCGCGCGAGCAGGCCCTCCTCGGCGGCGCCTGCGGCGCCCTCGTCCTCCTCCTCGTCACCCTCGGGGTGGTGAGCGTCCGCGGCTCCCTGGCCGAGGCCGAGTCCCGGATCTCGGTCAAGCAGGAGGGGCTCGCCCAGGTCCTGCAGTTCTCCTCGGGCTACCGGGAGGCCGAGGCCGGCCGCCGCCGCCTGGAGTCGAAGCTTCGCGGCGCCGGGAACGTCTCCCTGGTCTCGGTGATGGAGGAGCTCGCCCGCGGCCAGGGGGTCTCGATCGCCAAGATGACCCCCCGGCGGCCCGCCACCAAGGAGGGCATCACCGAGACCGCCGTGGACGTCAGCCTCGAGCCCCTGCCCATCGACAAGCTCTCGGCCATCCTCAACGGCCTGGCCCGCACCAAGGGGGTGGTGAAGGTGAGCAAGCTGCGGCTGCGCAAGAAGTTCAACGAGAAGGAGAAGGTCGACGCGACCTTCACCCTCGCGTCCTACACGCTGGAGGGGAAGTAG
- the pilM gene encoding pilus assembly protein PilM: MARRILGLDLGTHSLKGVWLESTFRQSAVRDYRSTVLAPEGEGEAKLSYPKRLAEALERMREETGGLKADAIHAVLPGRHTSTHLLELPFSDQRRIEQTLPFELEDQLPFGLDEVVFDHQIIGQGEEGTLVLVTVVRKDFLREILEVLAEAGLDPRVVTHSGLAYHSLFASGVLGPREPTLDPEATTEAVLDIGAGSTELLIFEGAGEVRAAQSFPLGGDALTRALAKGEGIDRDEAEALKLLHGSLLVAPGDEEAARLSAHLQAGLAPLVRNVRQAFFAHRARSHQKIFRIHLCGGTARLPGLARHLARELACEVVLLDPFPIEGSTVEVNPDLRGDPGAGLAMSLALQAGGSRQVNLRTGEFHFKGDLSYLKDSIGKLTMLAVVVLGLVGLNIYASFATLAAREAQVDDALCTLTEKVLGECYTNPDDAISRLKGSQVGGGSVPEVAAGEVLVEVTERLRKVEGIDLTELDIGTNKVRLAGEADSFDKVSKVVEALEGYACFTEVSQGQTRQAKKSDRIEFNVDAALTEGCMG; encoded by the coding sequence GTGGCAAGACGGATCCTCGGACTCGACCTCGGCACTCACTCCCTCAAGGGCGTGTGGCTGGAGAGCACCTTCCGCCAGAGCGCGGTGCGCGATTACCGGAGCACGGTCCTCGCGCCCGAGGGCGAGGGCGAGGCGAAGCTCAGCTACCCGAAGCGCCTGGCCGAGGCGCTGGAGCGGATGCGGGAGGAGACCGGCGGCCTCAAGGCCGACGCCATCCACGCGGTGCTGCCCGGGCGGCATACGAGCACCCACCTCCTGGAGCTCCCCTTCTCCGACCAGCGGCGGATCGAGCAGACCCTCCCCTTCGAGCTGGAGGACCAGCTCCCCTTCGGCCTCGACGAGGTGGTCTTCGATCACCAGATCATCGGCCAGGGCGAGGAGGGCACCCTGGTGCTGGTCACGGTGGTGCGCAAGGACTTCCTCCGGGAGATCCTCGAGGTCCTCGCCGAGGCCGGCCTCGACCCCCGGGTGGTGACCCACTCGGGCCTGGCCTATCACAGCCTCTTCGCCAGCGGCGTGCTCGGGCCCCGGGAGCCCACCCTCGATCCCGAGGCCACCACCGAGGCGGTCCTCGACATCGGCGCCGGCTCGACCGAGCTCCTCATCTTCGAGGGCGCCGGCGAGGTCCGGGCGGCCCAGAGCTTCCCCCTCGGGGGCGACGCCCTCACCCGGGCGCTCGCCAAGGGCGAGGGCATCGATCGGGACGAGGCCGAGGCGCTGAAGCTGCTCCACGGCTCGCTGCTGGTCGCGCCCGGCGACGAGGAGGCGGCCCGCCTCTCGGCCCACCTCCAGGCCGGCCTCGCGCCCCTGGTCCGCAACGTCCGGCAGGCCTTCTTCGCCCACCGGGCCCGCAGCCACCAGAAGATCTTCCGGATCCACCTCTGCGGCGGCACCGCCCGCCTCCCGGGGCTGGCCCGGCACCTCGCCCGCGAGCTGGCCTGCGAGGTGGTGCTCCTCGACCCCTTCCCCATCGAGGGCAGCACCGTCGAGGTGAACCCCGACCTGCGAGGCGATCCCGGCGCAGGCCTCGCCATGTCCCTCGCCCTCCAGGCCGGCGGCAGCCGGCAGGTGAACCTGCGGACCGGCGAGTTCCACTTCAAGGGCGACCTCTCCTACCTCAAGGACAGCATCGGCAAGCTGACGATGCTCGCGGTGGTGGTGCTCGGCCTGGTGGGCCTGAACATCTACGCGAGCTTCGCCACCCTCGCGGCCCGGGAGGCCCAGGTGGACGACGCCCTCTGCACCCTCACCGAGAAGGTCCTCGGGGAGTGCTACACCAACCCCGACGACGCCATCTCCCGCCTGAAGGGCTCGCAGGTCGGCGGCGGCTCGGTCCCCGAGGTCGCGGCCGGTGAGGTGCTGGTGGAGGTGACCGAGCGGCTGCGAAAGGTGGAGGGCATCGACCTGACGGAGCTGGACATCGGGACCAACAAGGTCCGCCTGGCCGGCGAGGCCGACTCCTTCGACAAGGTCTCGAAGGTGGTCGAGGCCCTCGAGGGCTACGCCTGCTTCACCGAGGTCTCCCAGGGGCAGACCCGGCAGGCCAAGAAGTCGGACCGGATCGAGTTCAACGTGGACGCGGCACTCACCGAAGGATGCATGGGCTGA